A single region of the Peromyscus eremicus chromosome 16_21, PerEre_H2_v1, whole genome shotgun sequence genome encodes:
- the LOC131926104 gene encoding putative sperm motility kinase W, with protein sequence MASPSEENILEKDFRILTSLGSGGYGEVKLACHLPTHTQVAVKVLEKKKNSLARINTEVEILQSVEHRNIVHFFHVIDTSSTTFVIMEYIAGKNLEYLIRERDFLKEDEVRPIFQQVVSGVHFLHQKRIAHRDIKLENVLIDGAGNVKLCDFGMSRQLAEGQMLKEFCGTLVYLAPEILARKPYDGLAGDMWSLGVLLYVLVTGKFPYDETTYERMYKVITTTIFSCPYYVSDPCVIIIARLLTVPSLHRITICQLQESGWLGNIKEHAAPTTKEILPMVVETMCTMGYTCEDIVSSLKHRQPNNLMATFNILKYKLSCGDSHQQNQKPWLNDSPIGALRPLLPLKRRFSEPAFPTSKGEGKRHLHEEGVEGRGRRCQSYKMLNRYRSL encoded by the coding sequence ATGGCCAGCCCCTCAGAAGAAAACATCCTTGAAAAGGATTTCAGGATCTTAACATCTCTAGGTTCTGGTGGATATGGGGAGGTGAAGCTTGCCTGCCACCTTCCTACACATACACAGGTGGCTGTCAAGGtcctggagaagaaaaagaattctctgGCTCGCATCAACACTGAAGTAGAGATACTTCAGTCTGTGGAACACAGAAACATagttcatttttttcatgttattGACACAAGTTCAACCACTTTTGTGATAATGGAGTATATTGCAGGAAAAAACCTGGAATATTTAATCAGGGAGAGAGACTTTCTAAAGGAGGATGAGGTCAGACCAATATTCCAACAGGTCGTTTCAGGGGTTCATTTTCTCCACCAAAAACGAATTGCCCATCGTGATATTAAATTGGAAAATGTCCTTATTGACGGAGCTGGCAATGTCAAGCTTTGTGACTTTGGTATGTCCAGACAGCTGGCAGAGGGGCAGATGTTGAAGGAATTCTGTGGCACCTTGGTCTATTTGGCTCCAGAGATTTTGGCAAGGAAACCCTATGATGGACTGGCAGGGGATATGTGGAGCTTGGGAGTCCTCCTATATGTACTGGTCACAGGAAAATTTCCATATGACGAAACCACCTATGAACGTATGTACAAGGTCATCACCACCACAATTTTTTCCTGTCCCTACTACGTGTCAGACCCCTGTGTAATCATCATTGCACGATTACTCACGGTCCCCTCCCTGCACAGAATAACAATATGTCAGCTCCAGGAAAGCGGATGGCTGGGCAACATTAAAGAACATGCAGCACCTACAACTAAGGAAATCCTTCCCATGGTCGTGGAGACCATGTGCACCATGGGATATACCTGTGAAGACATTGTATCATCCCTAAAACACAGGCAACCAAATAATTTAATGGCAACATTCAATATCCTCAAATACAAACTGAGCTGTGGGGACAGCCATCAGCAAAATCAAAAGCCCTGGTTAAATGACAGTCCTATAGGTGCTCTTCGCCCCCTTCTCCCCTTGAAGAGGAGATTCAGTGAACCAGCCTTCCCAACAAgtaaaggagaagggaagagacatTTACATGAGGAGGGtgtggaaggaagaggcaggagatgcCAAAGCTACAAAATGCTCAACAGATACCGAAGCCTGTGA